The Parafrankia discariae sequence GGGACGTCGGCGGTCGTCGCCCTGGCGGACAGCGTCCGGACCGAGTCACGTCCGCCGACCCGCGCCGAGCGCGGCCGGGGTCGACGGCCACCCGCCTAACTGTCCGTGGGGCGGCTGGGCTCCGCGGGCTGGTTCCGCGCCTCGGGCGTGATGTGGGCGAGGCACGGCGTGGCCACGGGGGCGCAGGTACCCACGGTGCTCACCTCGCTGGGGGATCCGAAGGCTGTGGTGAGGTCCTTGAGGTGCAGCAGGACGGCGGAGCGGCGGCCGACGCCCTGGTCGTCGAGGTGGATGGTTCCGTAGGCGCCGGGATAGTCGGTGCTGTCGCAGAGGCCGGCGGTGGGGCCGCGCAGGCACCGCAGGATCTGGTGGCGGGCGTCCGCCGCGGTGGAGGGCATCCCGGCGCGCAGCAGCGCATCGTTGACCATGAGGAGTGAGTCGTAGCTGAGGGAGGCCCAGCCGCCGGACAGCCACCGGTCCTGCTCGCGGCTGCCGGGTCCGCCGCAGCGGCCCAGGTACGCGCGGATGTCGCCGTAGAAGTCCGTGCGGCGTCCGGCGTCGAACAGCGACTCGTCCGCGCCGGCCTGGGGGTCGCCCAGCCCGGCGCAGGTCTGGATCCGGCCCCGGTAGGCGATGAGCACCTGCACGCCGTGGGGGACGTGGCGGGCCAGTTCCCGGTCGGCGAGGAAACGGGCCGAGGAGTCGGCGACGGCCACCTGGGGCATCCGGGAGCCGCAGGCGAGCCGCAGTGCCTGGGTGAACTCGGCGACGTCGGTGTAGCGCCCCCCGAAGAAGACCAGCGGCAGCGTGGCCCCCGGCGTCCGCGGTGCGGCCTGCGCCGCGCCCGGCATCCGCCCGGTGCTCCCGGTGCCTGCCGGGGTCTGTCCCACCGCGGGCTGGGTGTCGGTGTTCGCCGGTGGGCAGGCCTGGCTGGCGGTCGTGGTGAGTGACCGGCCCGGTGACCACGGCACCAGGGAGACGGGTACCGGTGGCGCGGTCGGGCCGGGTTCCCCGTCCGAGAGCACAGGTTCCGAGAGCACAGATGCGGAGGACGCGGCCGACAGCGCCCGTTCCGTGGCCTGCGACGGGGGCGCGCAGGTGGACGGCGGGCCACCGGCCGGGTCCTGGCCGGATTCCGTGGCCTGGGCGGATCCGGTGGCCTGGGCGGGTTCCGGGTGCTGCTGGCGGCGCAGTACGTCGCAGTACAGCGAGGTCAGGTAGAGGTCGTCGGCGTCCGGTCCGGTCCGGGTGGTGTCGGTGACCGGGTAGAAGAAGGTCAGGGGGCTGCCCTGGCCGCGGGCGTACTCGTAGATCAGTTGGACCTGGTCGTCGTTGGTGGAGTTGATCTGGAAGAACATCGGCTGCCGGCGGGTGGCCGCGCCGAGGCCGTCCGCGTTCACGCCGGGGCCGTCCGGGTCCGTGGCGGGGCTGGCCAGGTTCGCACCGAAGCCGTCCGCGCTCATGGTGGGGCTGATCATCGGGACACCGGCGGCACCCAGCGACGCGCCCAGGACGTCCCGCAGTCCCGTGGTGCTGTTCCCGGTGACGACGGCGGCGGCCAGCGTCGGATCCTCGGCGAGCTGCCGCAGCTTCCCCTCGAGGATTTTCAGATGATCACGGACGGTGAGGTCGCTCATGCCGGCGGTGAGGTCGCCGCTGTTGACGACCGCGAGGCGCACATACGGCAGGGAGGTGCCGCGCATGGCGTTGATCCGGAGCTGGGCGGCGTAGGCACCGGCCAGGCCCTCCCGCTCGGCCACGACGGAGCGGACCGCCCGGGTCGGGGCGGCGGAGGTCAGGGAGGAGACCAGCGCGACGGTGACGATCGGGCGCCGGTGGTCGGCCAGCCGTTCCACCCGCTTGTTCTCCCGGTAGATCAGGGTGTCGTCGAACAGGTCGGAGACGTCGTCGGGCCCGGGCCGGTGCACGGTCAGCCGGGCCGCCACCGAGGAGAGGGTCTCGCCGACGACGTTCCCGGCCAGCTGACGCCAGCCGAGGCAGGTGCGGTAACCGATCCACTCGCCCGCGGAGGTGTCGGTGGACAGGTCCCGTTCCGAGCCGGCCATCGGCCGCAGGCAGTAGGGCTGACCCGGGCTGAGCTGCACGTACACAGCCGTCCCCGCCAGGACGGCGGCGAGGCCGTACGCGGTCAGCCGACGCATCCGCGCGCGGGCCCGCCGCGGCCACAGGAAGACGACGAGCCACCGCACCAGCCGCACGAGGCCTTCCCCCGGCGGCAGGAGCACGGCGCGGGCCACCGCCCCCAGGCGGCGCCACGCCGGGCCGGGCAGGCCACCCCACCAGGCGGCGAGGCCCGCTGGCAGCCCCCGCAACGTCCGCCGGGACGTCCGCAGGCACGTGCGCAGCCGGGCGTGGTGCTCCGCGCGCCGCCGCCACGCGGCCCGGAGCCAGACGCCGGCCGTCACCGGCATCGGATGGTCGGTCACGACGACGGCCGAGGGGCGGCGCAGGGCGGCGGTCAGCCACCACAGCCACCGGGGCAGCCGTGGGGAGTGCCAGCGCAGGTACTCCTCGAGCAGCACCGGCCGCCGGCCGTCCCCGGCGGTGGCGACGAGCAGGACGGGCAGCCGCCGGGGCACGTCACGGGCCCGGAACCAGCCGGTGGGGACGATCCGCCGCGCGTCGTACCGCAGATCACGCAGGAGAGCCCGGGCCAGCTCCCGTTCCGTCGGCGCCGCCCGGATACTGCCCCGGACCAGCCGCCACAGTCCCGCGAGCAGCCGTGTCCCGATGAGCAGGATGGCGGTGAACAGGAGGAACGTGCCGACGTTCCAGGCCAGGTCCCCGCGGCCGAACTGTTTGACGTTGGCGGCGCTCATCAGGGCGGCGCCCAGGCTGGCGACACCGATCCAGAGCAGGCCGACCGGTTCCACGACGTACTTCCACCGCTCCCGCCGGGCGGCGGTCCGCCGCCGGTCCAGCAGGTCCCCGTCCCCGCCCGGTCCTGTCGGCTGGCGCAGCGCGGCGGTGAGATCGTCATAGCGCCGGGTGTCCGGGGCGGCCGGGCCCGCCTCGCGCAGCGCCTCGTCGACCGCCTCCCGCAGGGGCAGGTCCGCGGGCAGCACCCGCACCACCCAGGCGCCGGGCACCTGATCGCTGATCGCCTCCGCCAGAGCGTCGTCCACGACCGACGCCGGGACGACGGGACGGGCCCCCCACCACCGCGCGTCATGGGACACCCGTCCCACGACCTCGCCCACCACGTCCGGCACGTCTCGCCGGCCCGCCGAACCCGCCATCGCCCACCCCGTGATCGCTACCGGCGTACGGGGCAAGAACTGTAGTGGCAGTCGTACGAAACGTGGCCGGCAGGTCCGGGACCGACCGCCTACGCCGCCGGCAAGGCCGCGGTCAGCGTGCTGACCCGGGCCGCGGCCCGCGGCCACATCGCCGACAACATCGCCGACAACGTCCGGATCAACGCGGTGAGCCCGGGTGCGCCGGTGGTGGGAGGATGCCCGGGGCCAGGGCTGGGTCGGCTTCGGGGACTCCCGGGACGCTGCGCATCGGAATCACCCCGGCCCAGTGGGGCAGGGTGAGGTCGGCGGGGTCGTCGTTCGGCCCGCCGGTCCGGGTCTTCACCGCGACCTGGGTGTCCGGCCCGGTCAGCGGGACGGCGAGGACGGCGGTGGCCGCCAGCTCCCTGCGGTTCGGCGGCCGGCAGGCCGCGGACCGGCCGGGGGCGCTCCGGTCGACCAGGGCGTCCAGGGCGGCCCGCCGTTCGGCGTCGTCACTCACGAGTCTCGCGGCCGCCCGGATCATCACCGACCGGTAGTTCACCGAATGGTGGAACGCGGAGCGGGCCAGGACCAGACCGTCGAGCAGTGTGACCGTGACGCACACCGGCAGCGTCCCACCACGCCCGGCGGCCCCCTGACCGTGCCCGGCGGCGAGTAGTCGGGAGGCGGTCGATCCGTGCAGGTAGAGGGTGTCTTCGCGGCGGGTGTGCAGGGTGGGCAGCACATGCGGCCAGCCGTCTACGACCAGGCCGACGTGACAGACCAGCGCCTCGTC is a genomic window containing:
- a CDS encoding sulfotransferase family protein, which gives rise to MAGSAGRRDVPDVVGEVVGRVSHDARWWGARPVVPASVVDDALAEAISDQVPGAWVVRVLPADLPLREAVDEALREAGPAAPDTRRYDDLTAALRQPTGPGGDGDLLDRRRTAARRERWKYVVEPVGLLWIGVASLGAALMSAANVKQFGRGDLAWNVGTFLLFTAILLIGTRLLAGLWRLVRGSIRAAPTERELARALLRDLRYDARRIVPTGWFRARDVPRRLPVLLVATAGDGRRPVLLEEYLRWHSPRLPRWLWWLTAALRRPSAVVVTDHPMPVTAGVWLRAAWRRRAEHHARLRTCLRTSRRTLRGLPAGLAAWWGGLPGPAWRRLGAVARAVLLPPGEGLVRLVRWLVVFLWPRRARARMRRLTAYGLAAVLAGTAVYVQLSPGQPYCLRPMAGSERDLSTDTSAGEWIGYRTCLGWRQLAGNVVGETLSSVAARLTVHRPGPDDVSDLFDDTLIYRENKRVERLADHRRPIVTVALVSSLTSAAPTRAVRSVVAEREGLAGAYAAQLRINAMRGTSLPYVRLAVVNSGDLTAGMSDLTVRDHLKILEGKLRQLAEDPTLAAAVVTGNSTTGLRDVLGASLGAAGVPMISPTMSADGFGANLASPATDPDGPGVNADGLGAATRRQPMFFQINSTNDDQVQLIYEYARGQGSPLTFFYPVTDTTRTGPDADDLYLTSLYCDVLRRQQHPEPAQATGSAQATESGQDPAGGPPSTCAPPSQATERALSAASSASVLSEPVLSDGEPGPTAPPVPVSLVPWSPGRSLTTTASQACPPANTDTQPAVGQTPAGTGSTGRMPGAAQAAPRTPGATLPLVFFGGRYTDVAEFTQALRLACGSRMPQVAVADSSARFLADRELARHVPHGVQVLIAYRGRIQTCAGLGDPQAGADESLFDAGRRTDFYGDIRAYLGRCGGPGSREQDRWLSGGWASLSYDSLLMVNDALLRAGMPSTAADARHQILRCLRGPTAGLCDSTDYPGAYGTIHLDDQGVGRRSAVLLHLKDLTTAFGSPSEVSTVGTCAPVATPCLAHITPEARNQPAEPSRPTDS
- a CDS encoding pyridoxamine 5'-phosphate oxidase family protein, with protein sequence MDVIPEVTEDGGGDVRAAPGPLAPVRARDRVGYDTARIRAVLDEALVCHVGLVVDGWPHVLPTLHTRREDTLYLHGSTASRLLAAGHGQGAAGRGGTLPVCVTVTLLDGLVLARSAFHHSVNYRSVMIRAAARLVSDDAERRAALDALVDRSAPGRSAACRPPNRRELAATAVLAVPLTGPDTQVAVKTRTGGPNDDPADLTLPHWAGVIPMRSVPGVPEADPALAPGILPPPAHPGSPR